A single window of Phyllostomus discolor isolate MPI-MPIP mPhyDis1 chromosome 13, mPhyDis1.pri.v3, whole genome shotgun sequence DNA harbors:
- the TPST2 gene encoding protein-tyrosine sulfotransferase 2 — MRLSVRRALLVAGCALALVLAVQLGQQMLECRAVLAGLQSRRRTMRPEQEDLVMMGMDHEEYRYGKAMPLIFVGGVPRSGTTLMRAMLDAHPEVRCGEETRIIPRVLAMRQAWSKSSKEKQRLDEAGVTDEVLDAAMQAFILEVIAKHGEPARVLCNKDPFTLKSSVYLSRLFPNSKFLLMVRDGRASVHSMITRKVTIAGFDLSSYRDCLTKWNKAIEVMYSQCMEVGRDKCLPVYYEQLVLHPRRSLKLILDFLGIAWSDAVLHHEDLIGKPGGVSLSRIERSTDQVIKPVNLEALSKWTGHIPGDVVRDMAQIAPMLARLGYDPYANPPNYGNPDPIVINNTHRVLKGDYKTPASLKGYFQVNQNSTSSPLGSS, encoded by the exons atgCGCCTGTCGGTGCGGAGGGCGCTGCTGGTAGCCGGCTGTGCCCTGGCCCTGGTCCTGGCGGTCCAGCTGGGGCAGCAGATGCTGGAGTGCCGGGCAGTGCTGGCGGGCCTGCAGAGCCGCCGGCGCACCATGCGGCCGGAGCAGGAGGACCTGGTGATGATGGGCATGGACCACGAGGAGTACCGCTACGGCAAGGCCATGCCGCTCATCTTTGTGGGCGGCGTGCCCCGCAGCGGCACCACGCTGATGCGCGCCATGCTGGACGCCCACCCCGAGGTGCGCTGCGGCGAGGAGACCCGCATCATCCCCCGAGTGCTGGCCATGCGCCAGGCCTGGTCCAAGTCCAGCAAGGAGAAGCAGCGGCTGGACGAGGCGGGCGTGACGGACGAGGTACTGGACGCCGCCATGCAGGCCTTCATCCTGGAGGTGATCGCCAAGCACGGCGAGCCGGCCCGCGTGCTCTGCAACAAGGACCCCTTCACGCTCAAGTCCTCCGTCTACCTGTCGCGCCTGTTCCCCAATTCCAAGTTCCTGCTGATGGTGCGGGACGGCCGGGCCTCGGTGCACTCCATGATCACTCGGAAGGTCACCATCGCAGGCTTCGACCTCAGCAGCTACCGCGACTGCCTCACCAAGTGGAACAAGGCCATCGAGGTGATGTACTCCCAGTGcatggaggtgggcagggacaaGTGCCTTCCGGTGTACTACGAGCAGCTGGTGCTGCACCCGCGGCGCTCCCTCAAGCTCATCCTTGACTTCCTCGGCATCGCCTGGAGCGACGCCGTCCTGCACCACGAGGACCTCATCGGCAAGCCAGGCGGCGTCTCCTTGTCCAG GATCGAGCGATCCACAGACCAGGTCATCAAGCCTGTGAACCTGGAAGCGCTCTCCAAGTGGACGGGTCACATCCCTGGGGACGTGGTGAGGGACATGGCCCAGATCGCGCCCATGCTGGCTCGGCTTGGATATGACCCCTACGCGAACCCTCCCAACTACGGCAACCCGGACCCCATCGTGATCAACAACACGCACCGG